One part of the Mytilus trossulus isolate FHL-02 unplaced genomic scaffold, PNRI_Mtr1.1.1.hap1 h1tg000809l__unscaffolded, whole genome shotgun sequence genome encodes these proteins:
- the LOC134702999 gene encoding LOW QUALITY PROTEIN: cytochrome c oxidase subunit 3-like (The sequence of the model RefSeq protein was modified relative to this genomic sequence to represent the inferred CDS: substituted 9 bases at 9 genomic stop codons) translates to MNRNPYSRYYVPGPSPWPFFVAISANGIAVGLILXLHRTPRFLLIGMRLGCILLRTFRXWRDLIREGDIGFHTRFVIKRFRDGVALFILSEVMFFFSFFWTFFHNALRPSCELGMRXPPPGIRTPNPSSTRLFETGLLIRRGLFVTQAHKRMRLKDYDVGPFIGLVVTILCGTVFFLVQLREYYXNSYTIADRVYGRVFYLLTGFHGMHVVVGTLXLMVRLVRLWRGEFSSQRHFGFEACIWYXHFVDVVWVALXCLVYVWFGGWLYMWWFKIXDGDVYTFKYPDAKPSWYAYIQEEHAPSXYKIPDHLKG, encoded by the coding sequence ATGAATCGTAATCCTTATTCTCGTTACTATGTACCAGGTCCAAGTCCGTGGCCCTTTTTTGTGGCTATCTCGGCAAACGGAATAGCGGTAGGGTTAATTTTGTGACTGCATCGAACTCCCAGATTTCTATTAATAGGAATGAGGTTGGGGTGTATACTATTGAGAACTTTTAGATGATGGCGAGACTTAATTCGTGAGGGAGATATTGGGTTTCATACTCGCTTCGTAATCAAGAGATTTCGTGATGGAGTTGCCCTTTTTATTCTGTCTGAAGTAatgttcttcttttcttttttttggactTTCTTCCATAATGCCTTAAGACCCTCGTGTGAACTAGGGATGCGATGACCCCCTCCAGGGATCCGCACGCCAAACCCGTCGTCGACAAGGCTGTTCGAGACAGGTCTTTTAATTAGGAGGGGGTTATTCGTAACTCAAGCCCATAAGAGAATGCGTTTGAAGGATTATGATGTTGGGCCATTTATTGGCCTAGTGGTAACAATTTTATGTGGGACTGTGTTCTTCCTAGTGCAACTTCGAGAATACTACTGAAACTCATACACTATTGCAGATAGGGTGTATGGAAGAGTGTTTTATTTACTAACTGGGTTTCATGGAATGCACGTAGTTGTGGGGACTCTTTGACTAATGGTGAGGTTAGTCCGACTATGGCGTGGGGAGTTTTCCAGTCAACGGCACTTTGGTTTTGAGGCTTGCATTTGGTACTGACACTTcgtagatgtggtatgggtaGCATTATGATGTTTAGTATATGTGTGGTTTGGAGGATGGTTATACATGTGGTGGTTCAAAATATGAGACGGGGACGTCTATACGTTTAAGTACCCAGACGCAAAGCCTTCGTGGTATGCGTACATTCAAGAAGAGCATGCTCCGTCCTGATATAAGATTCCTGACcatttaaaaggttaa